The following proteins come from a genomic window of Geomonas sp. RF6:
- the guaA gene encoding glutamine-hydrolyzing GMP synthase gives MTVDIHSEKVLILDFGSQVTQLIARRVREQSVYCEIHPYNMALEKIKAFAPKGIILSGGPSSVYDKGAPLSDLGIYDLGVPVLGICYGMQLMTQQLGGKVERCDKREFGRAHLALEGASEIFSGFSGSVEVWMSHGDRIQAMPAGFQIMATTEGCPVAAMKDEKRRFYGVQFHPEVVHTPQGGEMLGNFLFNICGCKPTWTMANFIQTEVEAIRAKVGDGKVLCALSGGVDSAVVAVLIHRAIGDQLHCVFVNNGLLRKGEAEKVVNLFTKHFQINLDYVQATERFLDKLEGISDPEQKRKIIGNEFIYLFEEEAKKLGQVDYLAQGTLYPDVIESVSTKGPSAVIKSHHNVGGLPEKMNLKLLEPVRELFKDEVRLLGKELGMPDEMVYRQPFPGPGLAIRCIGELSAEKLDILREADAIVIEEIRKAGLYREIWQSFAVLLPVKTVGVMGDARTYEWTVALRAVNSLDGMTADWVKLPYELLGSISSRIINEVKGVNRVVYDISQKPPATIEWE, from the coding sequence ATGACCGTAGATATTCATTCCGAGAAGGTGCTGATACTTGACTTCGGCTCCCAGGTGACCCAGCTGATCGCGAGAAGGGTGCGTGAGCAGAGCGTCTACTGCGAAATCCACCCGTACAACATGGCGCTTGAGAAGATCAAGGCCTTCGCCCCGAAAGGGATCATCCTCTCCGGCGGCCCCTCCAGCGTCTACGACAAGGGTGCCCCCCTGTCCGACCTGGGGATCTACGACCTCGGCGTTCCGGTCCTCGGCATCTGCTACGGGATGCAGCTCATGACCCAGCAGCTCGGCGGGAAGGTAGAGCGTTGCGACAAGCGGGAATTCGGGCGCGCGCACCTTGCTCTGGAAGGTGCCAGCGAGATCTTCTCCGGCTTCTCCGGGAGCGTAGAGGTGTGGATGTCCCACGGCGACCGCATCCAGGCGATGCCCGCCGGCTTCCAGATCATGGCCACCACCGAAGGGTGCCCTGTTGCCGCCATGAAGGACGAGAAGAGGCGCTTCTACGGCGTCCAGTTCCACCCCGAAGTCGTGCACACCCCGCAGGGTGGCGAGATGCTCGGGAACTTCCTCTTCAACATCTGCGGCTGCAAGCCGACCTGGACGATGGCGAACTTCATCCAGACCGAGGTGGAAGCGATCCGTGCAAAGGTAGGCGACGGGAAGGTGCTGTGCGCCCTCTCCGGCGGGGTCGACTCCGCGGTAGTGGCGGTCCTCATCCACCGCGCCATCGGCGACCAGCTGCACTGCGTCTTCGTGAACAACGGTCTCCTCAGAAAAGGGGAGGCGGAGAAGGTGGTGAACCTCTTCACCAAGCACTTCCAGATCAACCTCGACTACGTGCAGGCCACCGAGCGCTTCCTCGACAAGCTCGAGGGGATCTCCGATCCGGAGCAGAAGCGGAAGATCATCGGCAACGAGTTCATCTACCTTTTCGAGGAAGAGGCGAAAAAGCTCGGGCAGGTCGACTACCTGGCGCAGGGGACCCTCTACCCGGACGTCATCGAGTCCGTCTCCACGAAAGGCCCCTCCGCGGTCATCAAGAGCCACCACAACGTGGGCGGGCTGCCGGAGAAGATGAACCTGAAGCTCCTCGAGCCGGTGCGTGAGCTCTTCAAGGACGAGGTGCGCCTCCTCGGCAAAGAGCTCGGTATGCCGGATGAGATGGTCTACCGTCAGCCCTTCCCGGGGCCGGGTCTCGCCATCAGGTGCATCGGCGAGCTCTCCGCGGAGAAGCTCGACATCCTGCGCGAGGCCGACGCCATCGTCATCGAAGAGATCAGGAAGGCGGGGTTATATCGCGAGATCTGGCAGTCATTTGCCGTACTCCTCCCGGTGAAGACGGTGGGGGTCATGGGGGATGCCAGGACCTACGAGTGGACCGTCGCGCTGCGTGCGGTGAACTCCCTCGACGGCATGACCGCCGACTGGGTAAAGCTGCCGTACGAGCTCCTGGGCTCGATTTCCTCCCGCATTATCAACGAAGTAAAAGGGGTGAACAGGGTGGTGTACGACATCAGCCAGAAGCCCCCCGCAACGATCGAGTGGGAATAA
- a CDS encoding HAD family hydrolase, whose translation MIGIKLIIFDLDGTLIHSLPDLIDATNTVRAHFSLPELDAEAVRKLVGQGARSLVQRALPGFPNEAIEEGLSIYIKYNAEHIADKTRLYPGVSETLEQLDQMGVQQAVVSNKNVALCHQVLKQFGVDQYFSAVLGADSLAARKPSPEPVLTLLRHFDVSARQSAIVGDSINDIAAGNGAGIITIGCSYGYGDLSELESAEYVVRDFPAILNLPALKVVK comes from the coding sequence ATGATCGGCATCAAACTGATAATCTTCGACCTGGACGGCACCCTCATCCATTCCCTTCCCGACCTCATTGACGCGACGAACACGGTGCGGGCGCATTTTTCCCTCCCGGAGCTCGACGCCGAGGCGGTACGCAAGCTGGTGGGGCAGGGCGCCCGGTCGCTGGTGCAGCGGGCCCTCCCGGGCTTCCCGAACGAGGCGATCGAGGAGGGACTCTCTATCTACATCAAGTACAACGCCGAGCACATCGCCGACAAGACGAGGCTGTACCCCGGGGTGAGCGAGACCCTTGAACAGCTCGACCAGATGGGGGTGCAGCAGGCCGTTGTTTCCAACAAGAACGTCGCCCTCTGCCACCAGGTCCTGAAGCAGTTTGGAGTCGACCAGTACTTCTCCGCGGTGCTGGGAGCCGACTCCCTCGCAGCGCGGAAGCCTTCGCCGGAGCCGGTCCTCACGCTGCTGCGCCACTTCGACGTCTCCGCTCGGCAAAGCGCGATCGTCGGGGACAGCATCAACGACATCGCGGCCGGAAACGGCGCCGGAATCATCACCATCGGCTGCAGCTACGGGTACGGCGATCTGTCAGAACTGGAAAGCGCCGAATACGTTGTCAGGGATTTTCCCGCCATCCTTAATCTCCCTGCTCTTAAAGTGGTGAAATAA
- the flgM gene encoding flagellar biosynthesis anti-sigma factor FlgM codes for MKIEDSNQKMAVMHQMNNRAERPDATGAQAQSDLVVKPQPAGDKVELSGMVPSMSAEMVNQQAMRAQRVQEIKAQVQAGTYQVDSRAVAEKMLAKVGAGTTVH; via the coding sequence ATGAAGATCGAAGATTCCAACCAGAAAATGGCAGTCATGCATCAGATGAACAACAGGGCCGAGAGGCCTGATGCCACCGGTGCACAGGCGCAGTCAGATTTGGTGGTGAAGCCGCAGCCTGCCGGTGACAAGGTAGAGTTGTCCGGCATGGTGCCCAGCATGAGCGCCGAGATGGTGAACCAGCAGGCGATGCGTGCGCAGCGCGTGCAGGAGATCAAGGCGCAGGTGCAGGCCGGGACGTACCAGGTGGACAGTCGTGCCGTCGCGGAGAAGATGCTCGCGAAAGTCGGAGCCGGCACCACCGTGCACTAA
- a CDS encoding cupin domain-containing protein, whose protein sequence is MPELFPQPIKELPHASIPLQGVTAYLSQSRSHQIIFKEFAEDVELPEHAHAAQVGFVLEGKIELTVAGSRAVYTKGDRYFIPAGELHSGKIYAGYADITFFDEPDRYAPVQE, encoded by the coding sequence ATGCCCGAGCTCTTCCCTCAGCCCATCAAAGAACTTCCGCACGCGAGCATCCCTCTCCAGGGCGTAACCGCGTACCTTTCGCAATCCCGATCGCACCAGATCATCTTCAAGGAATTTGCCGAGGACGTAGAACTGCCGGAACATGCCCACGCCGCCCAAGTAGGATTCGTGCTCGAGGGGAAGATTGAGCTGACCGTCGCAGGGAGCAGAGCGGTCTATACCAAGGGTGACAGGTACTTCATTCCTGCAGGGGAGTTGCACTCGGGAAAGATCTACGCGGGGTATGCAGACATTACCTTCTTCGACGAACCCGATCGTTACGCACCTGTACAGGAGTAG
- a CDS encoding DUF4382 domain-containing protein: protein MSRKVRRMWGVVGLFLVAALVLAQLPGCGGGGSGSTAAVGTLKVSLTDKQSDTFANVFIAIKEVRVVPPGLENAPDNDSRLPVVVTYDTPHVVDVLTLRFQQELLGSIPLPAGTYNQVRLILAPNPSGQADPVNYLTLKTAPTVKVPLTTPSAQQSGLKVLGNFEVKAGVINAIVLDFDPNTAIVARGNGAYNLKPTGIRIIQTSASMTSFGALSGTVVSTSKDWSSATVSVVPQGGVNPIAAGTIFSNFSSNRWEGPFTAFVPGGSYRVHVTAAGFAPYSSPLQTVTTGTDTSLGDILLLTP from the coding sequence ATGTCGAGGAAAGTAAGAAGGATGTGGGGCGTTGTGGGGCTTTTCCTGGTGGCTGCTCTGGTACTCGCCCAGTTGCCGGGATGCGGCGGCGGTGGCAGTGGCAGTACTGCCGCCGTAGGGACGCTCAAGGTGAGTCTCACCGACAAACAGAGCGACACGTTTGCCAATGTCTTCATCGCCATCAAGGAAGTCCGCGTGGTGCCCCCCGGACTGGAAAACGCGCCGGACAACGATTCCCGCCTGCCGGTGGTGGTGACCTATGATACCCCGCATGTCGTGGATGTCCTGACCCTGCGCTTCCAGCAGGAACTGCTCGGGTCCATTCCGCTTCCCGCCGGTACCTACAACCAGGTGCGCCTCATCCTGGCCCCGAACCCCTCCGGCCAGGCCGATCCTGTCAATTACCTCACACTAAAGACGGCCCCGACAGTGAAGGTGCCGCTCACGACGCCCAGTGCACAGCAGTCCGGGCTCAAGGTGCTGGGGAATTTCGAGGTGAAGGCGGGGGTAATAAATGCAATCGTCCTCGATTTTGACCCGAACACGGCCATAGTCGCGCGTGGCAATGGCGCCTACAACCTGAAGCCGACAGGGATTCGCATCATCCAGACGAGCGCCAGCATGACCAGCTTCGGTGCCCTTTCGGGCACGGTCGTTTCCACCTCCAAAGACTGGTCGAGTGCGACGGTGTCGGTGGTGCCGCAGGGGGGAGTGAACCCTATAGCTGCCGGAACCATCTTCAGCAACTTCTCAAGCAACCGGTGGGAGGGACCGTTCACAGCCTTCGTCCCGGGAGGCTCATACCGCGTACACGTGACGGCTGCAGGCTTCGCCCCCTATTCTTCGCCACTTCAAACGGTAACAACAGGCACCGATACCTCCCTGGGAGATATCCTGCTCCTGACTCCCTGA
- a CDS encoding ribbon-helix-helix protein, CopG family, which translates to MQYHQKISRTTATRRKKKAAEDHLNSIVSLRITDQEKEFLDRVSRATSRNVSDVVREAISFWVSTRQTLCLKP; encoded by the coding sequence ATGCAGTACCATCAGAAAATCTCACGTACCACTGCCACCCGCAGGAAAAAGAAGGCGGCCGAGGATCACCTGAACAGCATCGTGTCCCTGCGCATCACCGATCAGGAAAAGGAGTTCCTCGACAGAGTCTCCAGGGCGACCTCCAGGAATGTGTCGGATGTGGTCAGGGAGGCGATCTCCTTCTGGGTCAGCACGCGGCAGACGCTCTGCCTGAAGCCATGA
- a CDS encoding Tim44 domain-containing protein: MKRVLRGGVFLAAMLFAGVTVFEQHAEARAGGGRSMGSRGSRSYSQPRSSYSYPGQSRPYAAPATRPFQQPQSGGFLRSMAGGIMGGLLGGMLFSSLGFAGGAGGFGGGGIGVIEIILLAGIGYLIFRMVRKKMTPATATAYGGTQRRSPEVINYGYPATSHPSYGAGAAETTDNADSGIDQIRRMDPGFDESRFNDAAMDIFFKIQGAWMRRDLSTVSGLLTDEMRDVLETDVKRLLQERRVNRLEQIAVRKVEIVEAWQEMGQDYLTTLFQANLLDYTTDESTGAIVSGSATEPVRFEEYWTFVRPVGNNPWRLTSIEQK, translated from the coding sequence ATGAAACGCGTGTTACGAGGTGGTGTATTCCTGGCTGCCATGCTTTTTGCGGGGGTGACGGTTTTCGAGCAGCATGCTGAAGCGAGAGCCGGCGGCGGGCGCTCCATGGGAAGCCGCGGGTCGCGCAGCTACTCACAGCCCCGCTCGTCCTACAGCTACCCCGGTCAGTCACGTCCGTACGCGGCGCCCGCCACAAGACCGTTCCAGCAGCCACAATCCGGCGGCTTCCTGAGAAGTATGGCTGGGGGGATCATGGGCGGCCTCCTCGGCGGGATGCTCTTCAGCAGCCTCGGCTTTGCCGGAGGGGCAGGGGGCTTCGGGGGGGGCGGAATAGGGGTGATCGAGATCATCCTTTTGGCCGGGATCGGTTACCTCATCTTTCGCATGGTGCGGAAAAAGATGACCCCCGCTACCGCCACTGCTTATGGCGGAACGCAGCGTCGCTCGCCGGAGGTGATCAATTACGGGTACCCGGCTACATCGCACCCCTCCTACGGCGCCGGTGCCGCAGAGACTACGGACAACGCCGACAGCGGGATCGACCAGATCCGCCGCATGGATCCCGGCTTCGACGAAAGCCGCTTCAACGATGCAGCAATGGATATCTTCTTCAAGATTCAGGGTGCCTGGATGAGGCGCGACCTCTCCACCGTGTCGGGGCTGCTGACCGATGAGATGAGGGATGTCCTCGAGACGGATGTGAAGCGTCTGCTGCAGGAGCGGCGGGTGAACAGGCTGGAGCAGATAGCGGTGAGGAAGGTGGAAATAGTGGAGGCGTGGCAGGAGATGGGGCAGGATTACCTCACCACCCTTTTCCAGGCCAACCTCCTCGATTACACGACTGACGAGTCCACCGGCGCCATCGTATCGGGGAGCGCAACCGAGCCGGTGCGCTTCGAGGAGTACTGGACCTTCGTTCGTCCTGTCGGCAACAATCCCTGGCGGCTTACTTCCATCGAGCAGAAGTAG
- a CDS encoding cysteine hydrolase family protein produces the protein MPTNNEDLHGNVPENCAVALLLIDVINDMEFDGAEALVEQAVPMARRIAELKRRAKEACIPAIYVNDNFGRWKSDFRLVVEHCLNDHVRGEPVARILQPADDDYFVLKPKHSAFYATTLDTLLTYLGARTLILTGIAGNICILFSANDAYMRDLNIFVPSDCVVSNTPGENEHALEQMQKVLKADITPSPDLDLEEMLRWSSEQQLRR, from the coding sequence ATGCCTACAAACAACGAGGATCTGCACGGAAATGTTCCCGAGAATTGTGCCGTGGCACTCCTGCTCATCGACGTCATCAACGATATGGAGTTTGACGGTGCGGAGGCGCTGGTGGAGCAGGCTGTTCCGATGGCGCGCAGAATCGCGGAATTGAAGCGGCGGGCGAAGGAGGCGTGCATCCCTGCCATCTACGTGAACGACAACTTCGGGCGGTGGAAGTCGGACTTCAGGCTCGTCGTCGAGCATTGCCTGAATGACCACGTCAGGGGAGAGCCGGTTGCTCGCATTCTTCAGCCGGCCGACGATGACTACTTCGTGCTGAAACCGAAGCACTCCGCCTTTTATGCCACCACCCTCGACACGCTCCTGACCTATCTCGGAGCTCGCACCCTTATCCTGACCGGCATTGCCGGCAACATCTGCATCCTCTTCAGCGCAAATGACGCGTACATGCGGGATCTGAACATATTCGTGCCGTCGGACTGCGTGGTATCGAACACGCCAGGGGAGAATGAGCACGCCCTCGAACAGATGCAGAAGGTTCTGAAGGCAGATATCACCCCGTCTCCCGATCTGGACCTCGAGGAGATGCTCAGATGGAGCAGCGAGCAGCAATTGCGACGGTAA
- a CDS encoding cyclase family protein, with translation MKYLWIVLLTALCFAGCSTPSQPRLWQLYERELKGAKYVDLTHTITPAIPVWEGFAPSTFGPALNPKSGAPYSWEKDGFEATRYMLATDQLGTQLDPPAHWNPEYPAIDELPPTFAVRPLVVISIVDQVERDPGYTLTVDDVKGWESRHGRIPEGSVVFVRSGWSGSWPDPALATRRPFPGVSLAALKFLHEERHILFHGHEPLDTDATPNLEGEAWLLQNGYTQAEGVAHLDQVPERGALVVIGFPKFKGGLGGYARFIAICPPDWKYGVAAGEVPESPLAKAPKPLHWDEKLGVRVR, from the coding sequence ATGAAGTACCTGTGGATTGTGCTACTGACGGCGCTTTGCTTTGCGGGGTGCAGCACGCCGTCTCAGCCGCGACTCTGGCAGCTCTACGAGAGGGAGCTGAAGGGGGCGAAATATGTCGATCTTACCCATACCATCACTCCGGCCATACCGGTCTGGGAAGGATTTGCCCCCTCCACCTTCGGGCCGGCCCTCAATCCGAAGAGCGGCGCTCCGTACAGTTGGGAAAAGGACGGGTTCGAGGCGACCCGCTACATGCTGGCAACTGATCAGCTTGGCACCCAGCTCGATCCTCCCGCTCACTGGAACCCGGAGTATCCTGCAATCGATGAGTTGCCGCCGACCTTTGCAGTCCGTCCCCTCGTGGTGATATCGATTGTTGATCAGGTGGAGAGAGATCCCGGCTACACCCTGACGGTGGACGATGTAAAGGGGTGGGAGTCGAGGCACGGGCGGATCCCGGAGGGCTCTGTCGTCTTCGTCCGTTCCGGGTGGTCCGGGTCGTGGCCCGATCCCGCTCTCGCCACTCGCCGCCCCTTTCCGGGGGTATCGCTGGCGGCGCTGAAGTTCCTGCACGAAGAGCGGCACATCCTTTTTCACGGTCACGAGCCGCTCGACACCGACGCGACCCCCAACCTCGAGGGAGAGGCGTGGCTCCTGCAAAACGGCTACACCCAGGCGGAGGGGGTGGCGCATCTCGACCAGGTTCCGGAGAGAGGGGCGCTCGTGGTCATCGGTTTCCCGAAGTTCAAGGGAGGGTTGGGCGGCTATGCCCGGTTCATTGCCATCTGCCCCCCCGACTGGAAATATGGCGTAGCAGCCGGAGAGGTGCCGGAGAGCCCCCTGGCGAAAGCGCCGAAGCCTCTGCATTGGGATGAGAAGCTCGGCGTGCGGGTGAGGTGA
- a CDS encoding substrate-binding periplasmic protein, protein MKRSLTMSLLLLLLTTATIATAHTRVVYPASESRGETRFDDLIEILHTALDTTVPDYGPYTLQSSPLGMNEARYLAELRKPAGTINVAWSGTSEQKEREYIAVRIPLRKGILGYRIAFIAKDKQADVDRIKTAKDLKGVIIGQGIGWGDTAIYAANGIPVETAGYDSLFRLCAAKRIDLFPRGINEIFAEYAARRDAIPNLAIEKNLLIYYPWPYYFFFNRSNAALAKRVEAGLRKMIRNGSFDAIFMKYNREAILKADLKHRRVIRLVNPTLPKDTPLNDPTLWFDPATMK, encoded by the coding sequence ATGAAGCGTTCGCTCACAATGTCTTTGCTGCTGTTACTCCTTACGACTGCCACCATCGCGACAGCCCATACAAGAGTGGTGTATCCAGCCTCCGAGTCCCGTGGCGAAACCCGTTTCGACGACCTCATCGAGATCCTCCATACTGCTCTGGACACGACCGTTCCGGACTACGGCCCGTACACCCTGCAATCGAGTCCTTTGGGGATGAACGAGGCGCGGTATCTCGCCGAGTTACGCAAGCCCGCCGGCACGATCAATGTGGCCTGGAGTGGTACCTCCGAACAGAAGGAAAGGGAGTACATCGCGGTGCGGATCCCTCTCAGGAAAGGGATCCTCGGGTATCGCATAGCGTTCATCGCGAAGGACAAGCAGGCGGATGTGGACAGGATCAAGACCGCCAAAGACCTGAAGGGGGTAATCATCGGACAGGGGATCGGATGGGGCGATACCGCCATCTATGCTGCCAATGGAATCCCGGTGGAGACGGCGGGCTACGACAGCCTGTTCAGGCTCTGTGCGGCGAAGCGGATCGACCTCTTTCCCCGCGGGATCAACGAGATCTTCGCAGAATATGCCGCGCGCCGCGATGCCATTCCAAATCTTGCCATCGAGAAGAATTTGCTCATCTACTATCCCTGGCCGTACTACTTCTTCTTCAACAGATCGAACGCCGCTTTGGCAAAACGTGTGGAAGCGGGGCTGAGGAAGATGATCAGGAACGGCTCTTTCGACGCCATCTTCATGAAATACAACAGGGAAGCCATTCTGAAGGCAGATCTGAAACATCGGCGCGTTATCAGACTCGTCAATCCGACCCTTCCAAAGGACACCCCGCTGAACGACCCCACGCTCTGGTTCGACCCCGCTACCATGAAGTGA